The segment GTCAGGTACAGCGTGCTGTAGAGCAGCATCGAAGCGTGACCGCATGACAAAACGAAACGATCGCGGCCGGGCCAATGTGGTTGGGCCGGGTCGTATTGCATTTCATGGTTGAACAACTGATAGGCGATCGGCGCCAAAGCCATTGGCGTGCCAGGGTGACCGCTGTTGGCCGTTTGGACCGCGTCCATGCTGAGGGCGCGAATGGTGTCGACGGCAAGGTTCTGGATGTCGTTCGATTTGGCACTCATCAGCAGGCTCACTCAAGCGAAATAGGAGGAAAGATATTGGCAGAAGGTTAATGAGAAATCCCCGAAATCGAAAGGGGAGACGGGGAAACCTCAACAACGGCGACCCGTCAGGGCGTCAGATCGAACTCACCCTTTCAAAGTCCATGTTTGCATCGATTCCAGCAATTTTCGCTCGGTCAAGTCAAATTGCAGCGGCGTCAGGGTGCAATTGCCGGCCCGCAATTGGCTGACGTCGGCATTTTCGGGCGGGGCTGTTTCGGGCTCGGACCACAATGCCCAGTAATACGGCCGCCCCTGCGGATCATTTCGTTTTTCATAACTGCGTCCGTATTGGGCCAACCCCATCGGCACGACATTGACGTCTTTTGGTGCCAGCGTCGCAGCCGTCGGGACATTCAGATTGAACAGCCGTCCCTTCGATTCCGGCCGCTCGATGATGCCGCCAACAACATTACGAGCAATCACGGCAGCCGCAGCAAAATCGGCGTCTTCATCGTATTCAAGTGATACGGCAACGCTGGTTACACCGAAGAATGCCCCCTCAATCGCCGCCGCGACAGTACCGCTGTAAAGCACATTGATGCCCGAATTCAGGCCGCTATTGATTCCTGAAACGACGATATCGACAGGATTGTCTTTCAACAGTTCAGCAATCGCCAGCTTCACACAGTCCGCTGGCGACCCGTCCACTGCCCAGGCCCAGTGACGCCCGTCGCGATGAATCGACTTGCACGTCAGCGGTGTCAAAAAAGTGATCGCATGCCCAACGCCCGACTGCTCAGTCGCCGGAGCCACGATCACAACCTCGCCAAGTTGCCGGAGCTGCTGTTCGAGGGCTGCCAGCCCTGGCGCAAACACTCCATCGTCGTTGGTCAGCAAAATTCGCATCAGTTCGTCCTTCGGTCATAGATCGGTCGGGTTGCTAGTCGAACTGCTTGCCGCCGCCACGCTGCAAAACTCCTTCCGCACCGACGGCATCCAAGCAGGCCAGAAAATCCCGCAGTCGGTTTCGAGCGGGTTTCAGAAGATTAAACCGCGGCAGTGTCAACAGAAACCGGGTGGGGCTCGTCGGGTTACGGCATCAGCCCCTTTAGCAATTCACCCGCATTTTCTACACTCCGTGATTCGATCCCGCGACTCCAGATGCCAAAGACTCCGGTGCCATGACCAAAATCGAATCCGTGCCCGTTGACTTGCCCGAAGACCTGACGGGCCAACGCATCGTTGTTCTCGACTTCGGATCGCAATACGCCCAACTGATTGCCCGGCGAGTTCGGGACCAGAACGTCTACTGCCAAATCCTGCGTCACGACATCACCGCCGAGCGATTGGCAGAACTGGCTCCCAAAGGCATTATTCTGTCGGGCGGACCATCGAGCGTTTACGCCGAAGGGGCTCCGAAGTGCGATCCAGATCTGTTCAAGCTCGGTATTCCCGTACTCGGCATTTGCTACGGCATGCAGTTGACTTGCGAGGCGCTCGGCGGAAAAGTCGACAACACACCATCACGTGAATACGGCCCGGCGAAATGTAAAGTCGCTCGTACGGACGGCC is part of the Rubripirellula reticaptiva genome and harbors:
- the surE gene encoding 5'/3'-nucleotidase SurE: MRILLTNDDGVFAPGLAALEQQLRQLGEVVIVAPATEQSGVGHAITFLTPLTCKSIHRDGRHWAWAVDGSPADCVKLAIAELLKDNPVDIVVSGINSGLNSGINVLYSGTVAAAIEGAFFGVTSVAVSLEYDEDADFAAAAVIARNVVGGIIERPESKGRLFNLNVPTAATLAPKDVNVVPMGLAQYGRSYEKRNDPQGRPYYWALWSEPETAPPENADVSQLRAGNCTLTPLQFDLTERKLLESMQTWTLKG